The DNA region ACGGGTTCACGAATCAGGACAATCAGCTTTAACAGAGTATTGGCTAGCTGAACAAGTGGGCGCCTTAAAAGTCTATAAAGTACAGTTACATACTGGACGCACCCATCAAATCCGGGTGCATTTTGCTTTTAATGATGCACCACTTATTGGAGACGACTTGTACGGTGGTCAAATGGACCATGGCATTCAAAGACAAGCCTTGCATTGTCGGTCCCTAAAATTTAAACACCAATTTACCGGTGAAATGGTTGAAATCCAGGCACCCTTGCCGGAAGATATTTCTGCTTGCTTTGACCTATAGGTTATATTACAATGGTTGGCATGTGTTAAAATAGATGGTGTGACAAAAGTCGTTCAGACTCAACGGACTGGACCAAAAGCCGAACAATTACTGCAAGTAATTGACGTGTTTTGGGGAGTATTGGAAGAGTTTGACTTTTGGCGCCCGATATTATGATGTTTGTTAGATACAAATAGAAGGTGTGACAGCTGTGTTACAGCCTCAATCAAAATGACAACATATCAAAAAAATGACTTAGGGGTGAGAATATGAGTCGCGATGAAAATAAACAAGTCTTAGATAATCGAGAAACAGAAAACGAAGAAGTGGAAATCTTTGAGATGAGTCAGCCTACTGATGAGGAAATCTATGAAAGTATTATAGAGGCACTGCATCATAATGACCAAGACCGGTTTAGAGAAGAATTCTTCAAAAACCATACATATGATCAAGCACAGATTTACCTGACTTTGGATCCAGCTGAGCGGGTGAAATTGCATGATTATTTAGCGCCACAAGAACTAGCTGAAGTTTACGATATTATTGATGAAGACGATCACGACCGTATTTTGACCTTCCTCTATGATATGGATGATAAATATGCAGCTGATGTTCTTTCCTACATGTATACCGATAATGCAGTAGATATTTTAAATGAATTAAATGTTGAAAAAGTACGGACTTACATGCATTTAATGCCAAAAGCGGTGGCAGATGATATTAAAGTGTTGATGCATTATGCAGATGAGACTGTAGGGTCAATTATGACCACTGAATTCGTGTCGATTACAACCAATCAAACTGTTAAATCAGCGATGACGATGTTGCGTGCTAAAGCAGCAAATGCTGAAACAATCTATTACCTATACGTTGTGGATGATGATAACCGTTTAGTCGGAGTACTATCTCTTCGTGACTTGATCGTGAATGATGGTAATGTGATGGTTAATGAGTTAATGTCTGATCGTGTTGTATCGGTAGATGTTAATGAAGACCAAATCAATGTTGCCCGTACCATTCAAGACTACGATTTTCTAGCGGTGCCCGTTGTTGAAGAAACAGGGGAATTGATTGGTATCGTAACCGTCGATGACGTTATCGACGTCTTGAATGATGAAGCCATGCAAGACTACTCTGGTTTGGCCGGGGTAGACGTGGACGAGCAATATTCGTCACCCTGGAATTCAGCGAAATCACGTTTGCCATGGTTGATTACCTTGCTATTTCTAGGAATGGGAACTTCTACTTTGATCAGCCAATATGAAGGCATGATTTCTGAAGTAGCGACTTTATCCTTATTTATTACATTGATTACAGGTACTTCAGGGAATGCGGGGACACAGTCCTTAGCGGTTGCGGTTCGTAAATTGGCGACACCAGAAGATGAGGCCTCTACTATGGGGTCAATGATTTTACGTGAAATTATGACAGGATTAATTTCGGGTTTCGTGACAGGATTAGTCATCATGACGGTTGTCGGTATCTGGCAAAGCAATTTTGTATTAGGTGGGGTAATTGGTGTCTCCATGTTAGCGGCGATTACAGTGGCTAACTTAGCTGGATCATTGATTCCTATTTTGATGGATAAGCTTGGTTTTGACCCTGCGGTTGCATCAGGACCCTTTATTACAACCCTGTCCGATTTAACGTCAGTATTAATTTATTTTTCAATCGCCTCACAATTCCTCCAATTTTTAGTGTAAATGCAATTAATTATCACAAATAAGTAATAGGGAGAACCGGTAACGGTTGACAGTTTGAGTAGATTGTTTTAATATTTGCTTATAGAAATATAAGAACTTGATGATAAACATAAAAATGAATCACATTGAAAAGATAAGTAAATGGAAATCTTTGCTCAGAGAATCTACGGTTGGTGAGAGTAGGTGTAAGTATTTCCTTTGAAAATGGTCTGGGAGTGACGAGTGTAGAATGTACTTACCTTTAGCACTTGCGATTGATAGTCGATAACCTATCTTCGTATGATTGTACGAATGAGGCGAGCCGAGTGTTCGCAAAGTAAGGTGGTACCACGTTCTAGACGTCCTTATAATACTGTGTTGTATTATAAGGACTTTTTTTTATGTAAAGTGAAGATGATGATGAGGGAAGAATCGCTTAGCTAGCATGATGAAGCTAGGATGATAAAATGGAGGGAATATCAATGCCAATTAAAGTTGTTCAAGATTTACCAGCATTACAAAAATTAACCCAAGAGAATATTTTTGTTATGGATGAACGTCGTGCAACCATGCAGGACTTTCGTACTTTAGAAGTGGTTATTGTGAACTTAATGCCGACTAAAGAAGCGACGGAAGAGCAGTTGCTGCGGTTATTAAGTAACTCACCCCTGCAAGTGAACGTGACCTTTATCCACATGCAGTCACACCAAGCGGCCCATATTTCAGAAAACCATCTAAAAGAATTCTACCGAACCTTTGACCAAATTAAGGACCGCTACTTTGATGGGATGATCATTACTGGCGCGCCGGTTGAGCACCTAGATTTCGAGAAAGTGAATTACTGGGACGAATTGGTATCCATTATGGAATGGT from Aerococcus urinaeequi includes:
- the mgtE gene encoding magnesium transporter, with the translated sequence MSQPTDEEIYESIIEALHHNDQDRFREEFFKNHTYDQAQIYLTLDPAERVKLHDYLAPQELAEVYDIIDEDDHDRILTFLYDMDDKYAADVLSYMYTDNAVDILNELNVEKVRTYMHLMPKAVADDIKVLMHYADETVGSIMTTEFVSITTNQTVKSAMTMLRAKAANAETIYYLYVVDDDNRLVGVLSLRDLIVNDGNVMVNELMSDRVVSVDVNEDQINVARTIQDYDFLAVPVVEETGELIGIVTVDDVIDVLNDEAMQDYSGLAGVDVDEQYSSPWNSAKSRLPWLITLLFLGMGTSTLISQYEGMISEVATLSLFITLITGTSGNAGTQSLAVAVRKLATPEDEASTMGSMILREIMTGLISGFVTGLVIMTVVGIWQSNFVLGGVIGVSMLAAITVANLAGSLIPILMDKLGFDPAVASGPFITTLSDLTSVLIYFSIASQFLQFLV